In Neorhodopirellula lusitana, a genomic segment contains:
- a CDS encoding flagellar biosynthetic protein FliR, whose amino-acid sequence MAEPIVLQEFVDWCLAHLVVAVLVLTRLGMVVMAMPAVGAGVPKRVRGLLAITMTLLLLPTLSQRPGMETLPEIGNLLDLALAIVREGLIGLLIGATVQIVITGIQLAGEAITSTGGMQLGDSIDPTTQGSMPAIAKLVGMLVTSVMLLSGGHRMILSLLVESFDAMPPGQIIFHESIMESVIDCMTGSMASGVRVSAPVVAALLLSNLVTGLISRTMPQINVLAIGLSVNSLALLVVTSLTIGSVAWIFQENFATSLERLSLIWAKGG is encoded by the coding sequence ATGGCTGAACCGATCGTACTGCAAGAGTTCGTTGACTGGTGTCTGGCTCACCTGGTTGTTGCCGTGTTGGTATTAACCCGACTGGGCATGGTTGTCATGGCGATGCCGGCGGTCGGTGCGGGTGTCCCCAAGCGAGTCCGTGGCCTGTTGGCGATCACGATGACGTTGCTGTTATTGCCCACCCTTTCCCAGCGTCCTGGAATGGAAACGCTGCCTGAGATCGGCAATCTGTTGGACTTGGCTTTGGCGATCGTCCGGGAAGGACTGATTGGCTTATTGATTGGTGCGACCGTGCAGATCGTGATCACGGGAATCCAGCTCGCTGGCGAAGCCATTACCAGCACCGGTGGGATGCAGTTAGGCGATTCGATCGACCCGACAACCCAAGGCAGCATGCCGGCAATCGCCAAATTGGTCGGCATGTTAGTCACCTCGGTCATGCTGCTTAGCGGCGGTCATCGGATGATTTTGAGCCTCTTGGTGGAGAGCTTTGATGCGATGCCGCCTGGCCAAATCATCTTTCACGAGTCAATCATGGAATCGGTGATTGATTGCATGACGGGATCAATGGCCTCGGGCGTCCGGGTGTCCGCGCCTGTCGTGGCGGCGTTACTGTTGAGCAACTTGGTGACCGGTTTGATCAGCCGCACGATGCCGCAAATTAACGTTCTGGCCATCGGCTTGAGTGTCAACTCGCTAGCGCTGTTGGTGGTGACTTCCCTGACCATTGGCTCGGTTGCGTGGATTTTCCAAGAGAACTTCGCAACCAGCCTTGAGCGTCTTTCCCTGATTTGGGCAAAAGGCGGTTAA
- a CDS encoding EscU/YscU/HrcU family type III secretion system export apparatus switch protein: protein MSDGDKKHFASERKRQQAREQGQVAKSQDLTSAALLLAALFAMKSIGAKTSAMLASGIEEALSDSRLIAYSPQEATNELLRLAARLTIASAPILLLMLFGAIVINVTQAGLVLSPERLVPKLSNISPLSGAKRILSIQGVMRLIFGMFKISLIGVVAYFALRAHKDYVMSMAAMSIPQIASGMFQTLVGVCLWIGSGLFILALLEWAFQKWKHEQDLMMTDQEVRDEAKDTEGDPQVAARRRQVARQMAMNRASNDVPMADVVVSNPTELAVAIKYDPHSMPAPVVVAKGAGLVAQKIRRTALENEIPVVERKPLAQLLYKTIDVGQEIPADQYQAVAEVLRYVYQLQGKKIPQAA from the coding sequence ATGTCCGATGGAGACAAGAAACATTTTGCGTCAGAACGCAAGCGGCAACAGGCTCGCGAACAGGGACAGGTTGCCAAAAGCCAAGACCTAACGTCGGCAGCCTTGTTGCTCGCCGCGTTGTTCGCGATGAAATCCATCGGGGCGAAGACCTCGGCGATGCTGGCAAGCGGGATCGAAGAGGCACTTTCGGATTCGCGATTGATTGCCTACTCGCCTCAAGAAGCCACCAACGAGCTATTGCGTTTGGCAGCAAGGCTAACAATCGCCTCGGCACCGATTTTGTTGCTGATGCTGTTTGGTGCCATTGTCATTAACGTGACTCAGGCCGGCTTGGTGCTTTCACCGGAACGACTCGTTCCCAAGCTCAGCAATATCAGCCCGCTGTCAGGGGCGAAGCGAATTCTGTCCATCCAGGGTGTGATGCGGCTGATCTTTGGGATGTTCAAGATCAGTCTGATTGGCGTGGTGGCCTATTTCGCACTGCGTGCACACAAAGACTACGTGATGTCGATGGCCGCAATGTCCATCCCACAGATCGCGTCGGGGATGTTTCAAACATTGGTCGGCGTGTGTTTATGGATTGGCTCCGGGCTGTTCATCTTGGCGTTATTGGAATGGGCGTTCCAGAAGTGGAAGCACGAACAAGACTTGATGATGACCGACCAAGAAGTGCGGGATGAAGCGAAAGACACGGAGGGCGATCCACAGGTCGCCGCTCGTCGTCGGCAAGTTGCTCGGCAAATGGCAATGAATCGCGCCAGTAACGATGTTCCGATGGCCGACGTCGTGGTCAGCAATCCGACCGAACTCGCCGTTGCGATCAAATACGACCCACATTCGATGCCGGCTCCCGTTGTGGTTGCGAAGGGTGCGGGGCTGGTCGCACAAAAGATTCGGCGGACGGCACTGGAGAACGAAATCCCCGTGGTCGAACGAAAGCCGCTCGCTCAATTGTTGTATAAAACAATCGATGTTGGGCAGGAGATTCCTGCCGATCAGTACCAAGCGGTTGCCGAAGTGCTTCGCTATGTCTATCAATTGCAGGGCAAGAAGATTCCTCAGGCCGCCTAA
- the arfB gene encoding alternative ribosome rescue aminoacyl-tRNA hydrolase ArfB: MSDLAVTHRFVIPEAALTWSATRSSGPGGQNVNKVNSKVTLRWKPESQDGFDDAWRRRFESRYATRITKDGELVLHSEKTRDQIRNLADARARLVSMLLECRIPPKARKATRPTLGSKKRRIEGKKRQSQKKRMRGAPGRDD; encoded by the coding sequence ATGTCCGACCTCGCCGTCACCCACCGATTCGTCATCCCGGAAGCGGCTTTGACGTGGTCAGCCACCCGCAGCAGCGGGCCCGGCGGCCAAAACGTGAATAAGGTGAATTCCAAAGTCACGTTGCGTTGGAAACCGGAAAGCCAGGACGGTTTTGATGACGCGTGGCGGCGGCGTTTTGAGTCCCGGTACGCGACGCGGATCACCAAAGACGGCGAATTGGTGCTGCACAGCGAAAAGACCCGCGACCAAATTCGAAATCTCGCTGATGCTCGCGCGAGACTGGTTTCCATGTTGCTGGAATGCCGAATTCCGCCGAAAGCTCGAAAAGCGACGCGGCCTACTTTGGGCAGCAAGAAACGGCGAATTGAAGGAAAAAAGCGTCAGTCCCAGAAGAAGCGAATGCGGGGCGCACCCGGTCGCGATGATTGA
- a CDS encoding UvrB/UvrC motif-containing protein, with product MKRPRHLDDLLKKWAFDPATLNVRMIKGKDDRDVLQMRVDMGVLQLETTGRPDGELISGSESYLEHLQLCRLNDSDYELTEKDCNEIDREFMQFYHRRICWLRLQFYHRAVTDADHTLRLMDLCDELSDDPEWTSTHEQYRPFVLFHRTQAEALGELEENTPEEAIQAINRGLEVLREFFVKHDAEEHFDEDELIVRLIDLRESLRNEYSVGQTLRERLDHAVEQEQYELAAQLRDELTKRETH from the coding sequence ATGAAACGCCCCCGGCATTTGGACGATCTGCTCAAGAAATGGGCTTTTGATCCAGCAACACTTAATGTGCGAATGATCAAAGGCAAAGACGATCGTGATGTCCTGCAAATGCGGGTCGACATGGGAGTCCTGCAACTGGAAACCACCGGGCGTCCCGACGGCGAACTGATCAGTGGTTCGGAAAGCTATCTGGAACACCTTCAACTTTGTCGCTTGAATGACAGCGACTATGAGTTGACGGAGAAAGATTGCAACGAGATTGATCGTGAGTTCATGCAGTTCTATCACCGTCGAATTTGCTGGCTGCGTCTGCAGTTCTATCACCGAGCGGTAACGGACGCGGACCACACGTTGCGATTAATGGACCTGTGTGACGAATTGTCCGACGATCCCGAGTGGACATCCACGCACGAACAATATCGTCCGTTCGTGTTGTTCCACCGCACACAAGCGGAAGCACTCGGCGAGTTGGAAGAGAACACTCCCGAAGAAGCCATCCAGGCAATCAACCGAGGCTTGGAAGTGTTGCGTGAATTCTTCGTCAAGCACGATGCCGAAGAGCACTTCGACGAGGACGAGTTGATCGTGCGTTTGATCGATTTGCGAGAATCGCTTCGCAATGAATACTCGGTCGGTCAAACACTCCGTGAACGTCTCGATCATGCTGTTGAACAAGAACAGTACGAACTTGCTGCTCAGCTTCGCGATGAACTGACCAAACGCGAAACGCATTAG
- a CDS encoding ankyrin repeat domain-containing protein has product MPISPNASSHFMIHLTAPSAWRWLSVAAVLLCFGCENERLKPDDFKRRDRSEIIVSAPPTNPQQAPGQQPIPQQASGSPQGPNAPQAPPTAEDLFREAAMEGKLADVRKAIESGMSVNAADPQGRTALQLAAFDGHTETVAYLIAEQAEINHRDQFGRSALMYASTGPNLETVLAILKAGADVNYVDAEEHFTALMFAAAEGQDAVVEQLLKNEADATMADVDGDTALDFAAKNGHDSVVKMLKEHASK; this is encoded by the coding sequence TTGCCAATCTCCCCCAACGCCAGTTCGCACTTCATGATTCACCTCACCGCACCCTCAGCTTGGCGTTGGCTCTCAGTCGCCGCAGTCCTCCTTTGCTTTGGCTGCGAAAACGAGCGGCTGAAGCCAGACGATTTCAAGCGGCGTGATCGCTCGGAAATCATCGTTTCTGCTCCGCCCACCAATCCTCAACAAGCACCGGGGCAACAGCCGATTCCTCAACAGGCATCCGGTTCACCCCAAGGTCCAAACGCACCTCAAGCTCCGCCGACCGCGGAGGACCTGTTTCGCGAGGCGGCCATGGAAGGCAAGCTTGCCGATGTTCGCAAGGCAATCGAATCCGGCATGTCGGTCAACGCGGCTGACCCGCAAGGCCGGACCGCATTGCAATTAGCTGCGTTCGATGGGCACACCGAAACCGTTGCGTACCTGATCGCCGAACAAGCGGAGATCAACCATCGTGATCAGTTTGGACGTTCCGCGTTGATGTACGCATCGACGGGACCGAATTTGGAGACCGTGCTAGCAATCTTGAAAGCGGGTGCAGACGTCAATTACGTCGACGCGGAAGAGCATTTCACCGCTTTGATGTTTGCAGCCGCGGAAGGCCAAGACGCCGTCGTGGAACAGCTTTTGAAAAATGAAGCCGATGCCACGATGGCCGACGTTGATGGCGACACCGCGCTGGACTTCGCGGCCAAGAACGGCCACGATTCCGTCGTCAAGATGCTGAAAGAGCACGCGTCGAAATAG
- a CDS encoding acyl-CoA thioesterase, translating into MLSHQLQIRVAYQETDGQRRVHHANYLNYFERGRVEMLRSIGHDYKAIEDSGKMLVVAEMNVRYHAAADFDDLLTVTTEVTEVRKVRMRHRYLIHRGDTLIVEADSLIACIDRTGRPTRLPDLSSQN; encoded by the coding sequence GTGCTCAGCCATCAGCTTCAAATTCGCGTCGCCTACCAGGAAACCGACGGTCAGCGACGCGTCCACCACGCCAATTACTTGAACTATTTCGAGCGTGGCCGAGTGGAAATGCTTCGTAGCATCGGACACGATTACAAAGCGATCGAAGACTCAGGCAAAATGTTGGTCGTGGCGGAAATGAACGTCCGCTATCACGCCGCCGCCGATTTTGACGACCTGTTGACCGTCACCACCGAAGTCACGGAAGTTCGCAAAGTGCGGATGCGACACCGATATCTGATCCACCGTGGTGACACCTTAATCGTCGAAGCTGATTCGCTGATCGCCTGCATTGATCGAACGGGGCGGCCGACCCGTCTGCCTGACCTAAGCAGTCAAAACTAG
- a CDS encoding metal-sulfur cluster assembly factor has product MALAEDKVREALKEVIDPELYVNIVDLGLVYVVEVGEENEEGKHEVQVEMTMTSPMCPAGPQLVAGTKAAAESLEEVASCNVKVVMEPAWTPERMTDDARDHLGIF; this is encoded by the coding sequence ATGGCCTTAGCCGAAGACAAAGTCCGCGAAGCCTTGAAAGAGGTCATTGACCCCGAATTGTACGTCAATATCGTCGATTTGGGCCTCGTTTACGTCGTCGAGGTCGGTGAAGAAAACGAGGAAGGCAAGCACGAAGTTCAGGTCGAAATGACGATGACCAGCCCCATGTGCCCCGCCGGACCACAATTGGTCGCCGGAACCAAGGCCGCCGCCGAATCGCTCGAAGAGGTTGCCTCATGCAACGTGAAGGTGGTGATGGAACCGGCTTGGACACCCGAACGAATGACCGACGACGCTCGCGATCACCTCGGCATCTTTTAG
- a CDS encoding ComEA family DNA-binding protein: MESAGDPETQATRVRHPLQMRGAQVVLVGMLGMLMSGQCWVMLPNAPVPSRTPSTDSTETAEIARSIRINLNTASESELTLLPGFGDKLVRDVIAYRNAHGDFHTWADVEAISGMGPLTIEAIRPWSNLQPTAHLTIRPSMQSSLQPAVEPSSHSRTIPELATHSPNAAKVQQPADPSGLSTWIP; this comes from the coding sequence ATGGAGTCTGCAGGCGACCCGGAAACACAAGCAACGCGGGTCAGGCATCCGCTGCAAATGCGAGGGGCTCAGGTTGTTTTGGTCGGCATGCTGGGAATGCTGATGAGCGGCCAGTGCTGGGTGATGTTGCCCAACGCCCCAGTTCCTTCTCGAACGCCGTCAACCGATTCGACGGAGACAGCTGAAATCGCTCGCTCGATCCGAATCAACCTGAACACGGCCAGCGAATCGGAGCTAACTCTGCTGCCCGGTTTCGGTGACAAGTTGGTCCGAGACGTGATCGCCTACCGCAACGCACATGGCGACTTCCATACCTGGGCGGACGTCGAAGCGATCAGCGGGATGGGACCGCTCACGATCGAAGCAATTCGGCCCTGGTCGAACCTACAACCCACGGCACACCTGACGATTCGACCCTCAATGCAATCCTCGTTGCAGCCTGCGGTGGAACCTAGTTCGCACTCCCGGACGATTCCTGAGTTGGCAACCCACTCCCCAAACGCAGCGAAAGTCCAGCAACCCGCTGATCCCAGCGGGCTATCCACCTGGATTCCATAG
- a CDS encoding serine/threonine-protein kinase produces MNFTHAPNELVLDRYTIQRGIGMGGFGEVYFAISKAGKEVALKRIQRNLDVELRGVSHCLNLKHNHLVSLHDVCRDQEDQAWVVMEYVDGPNLREVFNQHDAASTEPTGLPMQEIKRWFQGMAAGVDHLHGAGLVHRDLKPGNLFDDNGVIKVGDYGLSKFISASHRGGHTESVGTFHYMAPEIGRGQYGREIDIYAMGVMLFEMLTGRTPFDGETPQEIIIKHLSAQPDLSSVPTPYRNCIASCLEKDPSLRPSDVGSMMAMLPWENAPGVYYYASTANEADAREAVSSQVRADNERVNQATAKANAASQQSPNPIPPVTLRNPSPEEPIARAVRNSFYDLNQWWRNLERSPGSKFVIVIAAAMILLINTHWLLPMLSLVGIFYVPYYIIRHMVLQISDPDTVASSGPDSSVNHYAQQHAGQFTSAVNRDLNRPTSIPTKPPSKAQVQQMLRQSLSTRSRITQAAEWTTSGMISLIVAATLLLITSVIGLRNTTISPMALSPYVWMACVVWIGSFGLLGLGKAWESSEGEGLVRRLTSAFLGAGVGVVAYLLADALMVPMDMGLGRDIDATSLPVSFYQSSGVPKAAAMMAHFALLFGLLRMWKPVDPLRRARLSLWAVAVAVVGEWVVHQIIPVPQPAGMLIAGGIIVMTQMSAPWVKADSVATLRAMKV; encoded by the coding sequence ATGAACTTCACTCACGCTCCCAATGAACTCGTTCTGGATCGATACACGATTCAGCGTGGCATTGGCATGGGCGGGTTTGGCGAAGTTTATTTTGCGATCAGCAAAGCTGGCAAAGAGGTCGCGTTGAAGCGGATTCAACGAAATCTCGATGTCGAGCTTCGCGGCGTCTCCCATTGCCTGAATTTAAAACACAACCACTTGGTGTCCCTGCACGATGTTTGCCGGGACCAAGAAGACCAAGCCTGGGTGGTGATGGAATATGTCGACGGCCCCAATCTTCGTGAAGTGTTCAATCAGCACGACGCCGCCTCGACCGAGCCGACCGGCTTACCGATGCAGGAAATCAAACGTTGGTTTCAAGGCATGGCCGCTGGCGTCGATCACCTGCACGGGGCGGGGCTGGTTCATCGCGATTTGAAGCCTGGCAACTTGTTCGACGACAACGGTGTCATCAAGGTCGGTGACTACGGACTTAGCAAATTCATTTCGGCGTCCCATCGTGGTGGTCATACCGAAAGCGTAGGCACGTTTCACTACATGGCTCCGGAAATCGGACGCGGCCAATACGGACGCGAAATCGACATCTACGCGATGGGCGTGATGTTGTTTGAAATGTTGACCGGGCGAACACCGTTCGACGGCGAGACGCCACAAGAGATCATCATCAAACACCTTTCGGCTCAACCTGATTTATCATCGGTGCCGACCCCGTATCGCAACTGCATTGCTTCGTGCCTGGAAAAAGATCCCAGTCTTCGCCCATCGGATGTCGGTTCGATGATGGCGATGCTGCCCTGGGAAAACGCTCCAGGCGTCTACTACTACGCATCCACCGCAAACGAGGCAGATGCTCGCGAGGCGGTATCCAGTCAAGTTCGGGCGGACAACGAACGGGTGAACCAAGCGACGGCCAAGGCGAATGCCGCGTCTCAACAGTCACCCAACCCAATCCCACCGGTCACGCTGCGAAACCCTTCGCCCGAAGAACCGATCGCCCGCGCGGTCCGCAACAGTTTCTATGACTTAAATCAATGGTGGCGGAACCTCGAACGCTCGCCCGGTTCCAAGTTCGTCATCGTGATCGCCGCCGCAATGATCCTGTTGATCAACACGCACTGGTTGTTACCGATGCTGTCGTTGGTCGGTATTTTTTATGTGCCGTACTACATCATTCGTCACATGGTCTTGCAGATATCGGACCCCGACACAGTGGCGAGTTCCGGCCCCGATTCCAGTGTAAACCACTACGCTCAGCAACACGCCGGTCAGTTCACTTCCGCGGTCAATCGAGATTTGAATCGCCCAACTTCGATTCCCACCAAGCCACCGTCGAAAGCGCAGGTTCAACAAATGCTGCGTCAGTCTTTATCGACACGGTCGCGTATCACGCAGGCGGCGGAGTGGACGACATCGGGAATGATCTCGTTAATTGTCGCGGCCACGTTGCTGTTGATCACGTCCGTCATTGGACTACGCAATACCACGATCAGTCCAATGGCTTTGTCGCCCTATGTTTGGATGGCATGCGTGGTCTGGATCGGTTCGTTCGGTTTACTCGGGCTTGGCAAAGCCTGGGAATCGAGTGAAGGGGAAGGCCTCGTTCGCCGGTTGACGTCCGCGTTCCTCGGTGCGGGCGTGGGTGTGGTTGCCTACTTGCTTGCCGACGCCTTGATGGTGCCGATGGACATGGGCCTGGGCCGTGACATTGACGCGACGTCGTTACCCGTTTCGTTCTACCAATCGTCCGGTGTGCCCAAGGCGGCCGCGATGATGGCACACTTCGCCTTGCTGTTCGGCTTGTTGCGGATGTGGAAGCCGGTGGATCCATTGCGTCGCGCCCGCTTGAGCTTGTGGGCCGTTGCGGTTGCCGTGGTCGGCGAATGGGTCGTCCATCAAATCATCCCCGTCCCACAACCCGCTGGAATGCTGATCGCAGGCGGCATCATCGTGATGACTCAAATGTCAGCACCATGGGTGAAGGCTGATTCCGTTGCCACTCTCCGCGCGATGAAGGTTTGA
- a CDS encoding cysteine desulfurase family protein, which yields MPWPRKPLPTWTRRTDMIYLDNNATTAMDPRVAHVLNETLLRGPLNPSSQHQFGQRARFRLEESLDRIARVLGSDLTRVGADRLIVTSGGTEANNAAITGLGEPDTTLVVSSIEHPSVLAAAQAKSEARPVRLIPVDANGVVRLDRLQEIIKAEQQASRRIGLVSVMSANNETGVIQPIQDIARVCRAAQVLLHVDVTQSIGKVPVDFTAWGIDAATITPHKYHGPTGVGFVWLRSGIELKPSLLGGEQQLGTRPGTEPVGLVAAAAEATALAIEEFPAASAHMASLRDRLEATLSDRFPEIVVQGKQADRLPSTCCLSFVGADRQNLLLALDMAGVACSSGSACSSGSSPPSHVLMAMGASKAEVDSALRFSVSRFSTEQEIDQAIEIIAKKYQTVRH from the coding sequence ATGCCCTGGCCAAGGAAGCCGCTTCCGACGTGGACTCGCCGAACTGACATGATCTATCTCGACAATAACGCCACCACGGCAATGGATCCCCGTGTTGCTCACGTTTTGAACGAAACCTTGTTGCGGGGACCGCTGAATCCATCCAGCCAGCACCAGTTTGGTCAGCGGGCTCGATTTCGGCTCGAAGAGTCGCTCGATCGCATCGCCCGGGTTCTGGGCAGCGACCTGACTCGAGTTGGCGCGGATCGACTGATCGTGACCAGCGGTGGAACGGAGGCGAACAACGCGGCGATCACCGGGCTTGGTGAACCCGACACGACGTTGGTCGTCAGTTCGATTGAGCACCCCAGCGTGCTGGCGGCGGCACAAGCGAAATCGGAAGCCCGTCCGGTTCGCTTGATTCCAGTCGATGCAAACGGAGTGGTCCGTCTGGATCGACTGCAAGAAATCATCAAAGCCGAACAACAAGCCTCGCGCCGTATCGGGCTGGTGTCGGTAATGTCCGCCAATAACGAAACAGGGGTCATTCAGCCGATCCAGGATATCGCTCGAGTCTGTCGCGCTGCCCAAGTCCTGCTGCACGTCGATGTTACGCAATCGATCGGGAAAGTGCCGGTCGACTTCACCGCTTGGGGGATCGACGCGGCCACGATCACGCCGCACAAGTATCACGGCCCCACGGGAGTCGGCTTCGTGTGGCTGCGCAGCGGAATCGAGCTGAAGCCGTCTTTGTTGGGTGGCGAACAACAGTTGGGCACGCGACCCGGCACCGAACCGGTTGGTTTGGTCGCCGCCGCCGCCGAAGCAACTGCCTTGGCGATCGAGGAATTCCCCGCCGCGTCGGCGCACATGGCGAGTTTACGCGATCGGCTCGAAGCCACGCTCAGCGACCGCTTTCCGGAAATCGTCGTTCAGGGCAAGCAGGCGGACCGGTTGCCGTCGACCTGCTGCCTCTCTTTCGTCGGCGCTGACCGACAAAACCTGCTGCTTGCCTTGGACATGGCCGGCGTCGCCTGCAGCAGCGGTTCAGCTTGCAGCAGCGGCAGCAGCCCACCAAGCCACGTGTTGATGGCGATGGGAGCCAGCAAAGCGGAGGTCGACTCGGCGCTGCGGTTCAGCGTCTCGCGGTTTTCAACCGAGCAAGAAATCGATCAAGCGATTGAAATCATCGCCAAGAAATACCAAACCGTCCGCCACTAA
- the scpB gene encoding SMC-Scp complex subunit ScpB gives MTERSLGHDEAMRNHGSSWPCGSISRHGSPWQRTTSWQKDGAWPRTEKSQAQNLLNPVRLAEAATGLGGAAGAGKEVGSGDQSGSDDAENAGENQDASASLDPGVARSRVEALLLIAKSPLSYRRLAALAELEDATQARTLVADLNALYDANGRGIRIEQIAGGSRMMTRGVVSPWLRRLGVLPEAIRLSWPMMETLAIVAYRQDVTRADVEAVRGVACGEILRQLMSVDLVRISGRSEELGRPYLYGTTKRFLQICGLASINALPAIDSRGFCEDVSGAEEATANEDSAGDPTNPFPTPEPDPNAGSPVSKESDVSIVATDALATDSVLSTFANAVTGEGFVTGVADPATPATENPAAVIEDEEDDLYERGLDDDDDEDFVDDEDDWDDDDDEDDDLDEDDDEEEDDDSDDSWEEVDDDEADEDWDDEDDDEEDDDWDEDDGAEDDDDDEEEELEV, from the coding sequence GTGACCGAGCGATCACTTGGGCATGATGAGGCCATGCGAAATCACGGTTCCTCATGGCCCTGCGGGTCAATCTCGCGTCACGGATCACCCTGGCAAAGAACGACGTCCTGGCAAAAGGATGGGGCGTGGCCGCGCACGGAAAAAAGTCAGGCCCAGAATTTACTCAATCCCGTCAGGCTCGCCGAGGCGGCAACTGGTCTCGGCGGTGCGGCGGGTGCTGGCAAGGAAGTGGGCTCGGGAGATCAATCGGGCTCCGATGACGCTGAAAACGCGGGGGAGAATCAGGACGCGTCAGCCAGCTTGGACCCTGGCGTGGCTCGCAGCCGGGTCGAAGCGTTGTTGTTGATCGCGAAATCACCGCTCAGCTATCGCCGGCTGGCCGCTTTGGCCGAATTGGAGGACGCCACCCAGGCTCGGACGCTGGTGGCGGACCTGAACGCGTTATACGATGCCAATGGCCGTGGAATCCGCATCGAACAAATCGCCGGCGGCAGTCGCATGATGACGCGTGGTGTGGTCAGTCCTTGGCTGCGAAGACTGGGCGTTTTGCCTGAAGCAATCCGCTTAAGTTGGCCGATGATGGAAACGCTCGCGATCGTGGCTTACCGCCAAGATGTCACGCGGGCGGATGTCGAAGCCGTTCGCGGTGTGGCCTGCGGCGAGATCCTGCGTCAGCTAATGTCGGTCGATTTAGTCCGGATTAGTGGACGCAGCGAGGAGCTCGGTCGACCCTACCTTTACGGAACTACCAAACGTTTCTTACAAATTTGTGGATTGGCGTCGATAAACGCACTGCCAGCGATTGACTCACGGGGGTTCTGTGAGGATGTTTCTGGTGCTGAAGAGGCCACTGCAAACGAAGATTCTGCTGGTGACCCCACCAACCCATTCCCCACCCCTGAGCCGGACCCAAATGCCGGCTCCCCAGTTTCCAAGGAGTCCGACGTGAGTATCGTAGCGACCGACGCTCTCGCCACCGATTCGGTGTTGTCAACTTTCGCCAACGCCGTGACCGGCGAAGGCTTCGTAACGGGTGTGGCCGATCCGGCTACGCCAGCCACTGAGAATCCGGCTGCTGTGATTGAAGACGAAGAGGATGACCTCTACGAACGTGGACTGGATGACGACGACGATGAAGATTTCGTCGACGACGAAGATGACTGGGATGACGACGACGATGAGGATGACGACCTCGACGAGGACGACGACGAAGAAGAGGACGACGATTCCGACGACAGCTGGGAAGAAGTCGACGACGACGAAGCCGATGAAGATTGGGACGACGAAGACGACGACGAGGAAGACGACGACTGGGACGAAGACGACGGCGCAGAGGACGATGATGACGACGAAGAAGAGGAACTGGAAGTCTGA